Proteins from one Desulfovibrio intestinalis genomic window:
- a CDS encoding AraC family transcriptional regulator — MEKMSYQDRINRVLRHIEKTLGTRPDLTELADIACFSPYHFHRIFSSMVGEGVAAYVRRLLLERSALQVAHTGEPITQIALDAGYESVDAFTRAFRAHFTTLPSEYRRSGGHLTRARQKNPDAPLFHHQIVGASALDFRLVKFPPVLVAAIRHTGPYNDSGTAWQQLMAAIAPTGLLGQHTVAYGVSYDNPDLTPEQKCRMDACISLPASATQESPQVRELLRNKEIFLRHIGGECEYVAVTVHGPYDYLHPAYRSLFGMWLPQSGREPTNDPGFEAYYNSPETTAPENLLTEIFIPLKT; from the coding sequence ATGGAAAAAATGTCGTATCAGGACCGTATCAACCGCGTGTTGCGGCATATTGAAAAGACCCTTGGCACGCGCCCGGATCTTACGGAGTTGGCAGATATTGCCTGCTTTTCTCCTTACCATTTTCACAGAATATTCTCATCAATGGTCGGTGAAGGCGTTGCCGCCTATGTGCGCCGTTTGCTGCTTGAAAGATCTGCCCTACAGGTTGCGCATACCGGCGAACCCATCACGCAGATAGCTCTTGATGCTGGCTACGAAAGTGTGGACGCCTTTACCCGGGCCTTTCGCGCGCACTTTACTACCTTGCCTTCGGAGTACCGCCGTTCTGGCGGCCACCTGACGCGGGCGCGTCAAAAAAATCCAGATGCGCCGCTTTTTCACCATCAGATTGTTGGCGCGTCTGCCCTGGACTTCCGGCTTGTAAAATTTCCGCCAGTGCTGGTGGCCGCCATCCGCCACACGGGGCCCTACAACGATTCTGGCACTGCCTGGCAGCAATTGATGGCCGCCATAGCCCCAACGGGCCTTTTGGGACAACACACCGTTGCCTACGGCGTCAGCTATGACAACCCAGACCTGACGCCCGAGCAAAAATGCCGTATGGACGCCTGCATAAGTCTGCCCGCATCCGCGACCCAGGAAAGTCCACAGGTGCGCGAACTGCTGCGCAACAAGGAAATATTTCTGCGGCATATTGGCGGCGAATGCGAATATGTGGCCGTAACGGTGCATGGCCCTTACGATTACTTGCACCCGGCCTATCGCTCTCTCTTTGGCATGTGGCTGCCGCAGAGCGGGCGCGAACCTACCAATGACCCGGGCTTTGAGGCGTACTACAATTCCCCGGAAACGACTGCGCCTGAAAATCTGCTGACAGAGATTTTTATTCCGCTCAAGACATAA
- a CDS encoding GyrI-like domain-containing protein: MGDFNVTVVDYEAKHLTGIKVRTSMSKAQQDCPAIWGKLCPKIAGIEATPGYGVAIMLNEVDFDYWAAVEAPEGQLSADMEHVDIPAGKYAVCSVPNLASLGEAYTFIFEKWLGSQQTYAYNAQAPCFELYPAHWNPEAAFSIYVAVKG, from the coding sequence ATGGGCGATTTTAATGTAACAGTGGTGGATTATGAGGCAAAGCATCTGACTGGCATCAAGGTGCGTACCAGCATGTCCAAAGCCCAGCAGGACTGCCCTGCCATTTGGGGAAAACTTTGCCCCAAGATTGCGGGAATCGAAGCCACGCCCGGCTACGGTGTGGCCATCATGCTTAATGAAGTGGACTTTGACTACTGGGCTGCCGTGGAAGCCCCGGAAGGTCAGCTTTCTGCAGATATGGAGCATGTGGATATTCCGGCGGGAAAGTACGCGGTTTGCAGCGTGCCCAATCTGGCGAGCCTTGGGGAGGCGTACACGTTTATTTTTGAAAAATGGCTCGGCAGCCAGCAAACATATGCCTATAACGCACAGGCCCCCTGTTTTGAACTGTACCCTGCCCATTGGAACCCGGAAGCGGCCTTCAGCATTTATGTGGCCGTAAAAGGATAA
- a CDS encoding TIGR03013 family XrtA/PEP-CTERM system glycosyltransferase: MISSYRMGLLQALDLVCILLALTISGLTTIAPDLSVFDDYTGATLFTIFFYMLFFYILDAYSVGQEDFKETTGRVLVACLLGIISSATASYAFQHWRFDRETVVMLFVLSFSFSLLWRWLYHLNADKLTHPLRILLVGVDRAGKVRQLLAEGLPQAEIIGYVGERDQGPDAGPCLGPPFLALDIAQEKKATMILLLPDAPIDDDIAHELLEAKLRGTMVVDIRSFYEHVVQRLPLSQLTDEWLLQAEGFSLNTRGSLRRLKRALDMLISLLLLIPATPIMLLTALIVRLESPGPVIYKQDRVGLFEKEFTVYKFRSMRADAEKDGAVWASAGDARVTRFGRFIRKVRIDELPQIWNILKGDMSFIGPRPERMAFVQKLKETIPYYSLRHTIKPGLTGWAQVCYPYGASEEDARRKLEYDLYYIKNMSLLLDINIVFKTIGVVLFPKGAR, translated from the coding sequence ATGATAAGCAGCTATCGTATGGGACTTTTGCAGGCGCTGGACCTGGTCTGCATTCTGCTAGCCCTGACAATTTCCGGCCTGACCACGATTGCCCCGGACCTGAGCGTTTTTGACGACTATACCGGAGCCACGCTCTTTACCATTTTCTTTTACATGCTGTTTTTCTACATTCTTGACGCCTACAGCGTGGGTCAGGAAGACTTCAAGGAAACCACGGGCCGCGTGCTTGTAGCCTGCCTGCTTGGTATCATTTCTTCGGCTACGGCCTCATACGCATTCCAGCACTGGCGCTTTGACCGCGAAACCGTTGTCATGCTCTTTGTGCTTTCTTTCAGCTTCAGCCTGCTCTGGCGCTGGCTTTACCACCTTAATGCCGACAAGCTCACCCATCCCCTGCGTATTTTGCTTGTGGGCGTTGACCGGGCGGGCAAGGTGCGTCAGCTGCTGGCCGAAGGGCTGCCGCAGGCCGAAATCATCGGCTATGTGGGCGAACGCGATCAGGGCCCGGACGCTGGCCCCTGCCTTGGCCCGCCCTTTCTTGCTCTGGACATAGCGCAGGAAAAAAAGGCCACAATGATTCTGCTCTTGCCCGATGCGCCCATTGACGACGATATTGCGCACGAACTGCTTGAAGCCAAGCTGCGCGGCACGATGGTTGTGGATATTCGCAGTTTTTACGAGCATGTGGTGCAACGCCTGCCCCTTTCACAACTCACGGACGAATGGCTGTTGCAGGCTGAGGGTTTTTCGCTGAACACGCGTGGTTCGCTGCGTCGGCTCAAGCGCGCGCTGGATATGCTTATCTCGCTGCTGCTGCTCATACCCGCCACGCCAATCATGCTGCTGACTGCCCTTATTGTACGCCTGGAATCGCCCGGTCCGGTCATTTACAAACAGGATCGAGTGGGCCTGTTTGAAAAGGAATTTACTGTGTACAAGTTCCGCTCTATGCGGGCAGACGCCGAAAAAGACGGTGCCGTGTGGGCCAGCGCAGGCGATGCCCGCGTAACCCGGTTTGGCCGCTTTATCCGCAAGGTGCGCATAGACGAGCTGCCGCAGATATGGAACATCCTCAAGGGCGATATGAGCTTCATCGGCCCCCGCCCCGAGCGCATGGCCTTTGTGCAGAAACTCAAGGAAACCATTCCCTATTACAGCCTGCGCCACACTATCAAGCCGGGCCTGACCGGATGGGCGCAGGTTTGCTACCCCTATGGCGCTTCTGAGGAAGACGCCCGCCGCAAGCTGGAATACGACCTGTATTACATTAAAAACATGTCTCTGCTGCTGGACATCAATATTGTGTTCAAGACCATTGGCGTGGTGCTTTTTCCCAAGGGCGCGCGCTAG
- a CDS encoding glycosyltransferase family 4 protein, whose product MKIIVLGNQARSMSNFWSVLVRHMFQAGHEVICCAPPGDAGAEAMLATQGARLLHYPLDRKGLNPLHDLRTTGALLRIFKEEKPDLLFASTIKPVIYGCIAARVAGVPHIYATITGLGYAFEADSFFKKCVNRLSALLYRTALSGAEGVFFQNEDDVNVFRKAGILGPRARILRARGTGVDTSRFAPTPLPGLTEDGTLSEPPVFLLVARLLEAKGIEEYAQAAHELKAKHPKARFLLLGPEEQGLGSISLEQIRQWQEQGGIEYLGETRDVRPYISAAHVMVLPSWREGTPTSIMEGMSMGRAAVVTDAPGCREVVREGYNGYLVPLRDPKALAAALESFILRPDLMTSMGAAGRQMALNDFDAEKVAAHILEDMRVPVVPKSNGAAQ is encoded by the coding sequence ATGAAGATCATCGTTCTGGGCAATCAGGCCAGGTCCATGAGCAATTTCTGGAGCGTACTGGTGCGCCACATGTTCCAGGCCGGCCACGAGGTAATCTGCTGCGCCCCGCCGGGCGATGCTGGCGCGGAGGCTATGCTGGCGACCCAGGGCGCGCGCCTGCTGCACTACCCGCTGGACCGCAAAGGTCTCAATCCCCTGCACGACCTGCGCACCACCGGAGCGCTTTTGCGTATCTTCAAGGAAGAAAAGCCCGATCTGCTTTTTGCTTCCACCATCAAGCCCGTCATTTACGGATGCATCGCCGCCCGTGTGGCTGGCGTGCCGCATATTTATGCCACTATCACTGGCCTCGGCTACGCGTTTGAGGCTGACAGTTTTTTCAAAAAATGCGTCAATCGCTTGAGCGCCCTGCTTTACCGCACGGCGCTTTCTGGTGCTGAAGGCGTATTTTTTCAAAATGAAGACGACGTCAATGTATTCCGCAAGGCCGGAATTCTGGGTCCCCGTGCCCGCATTTTGCGCGCGCGCGGAACCGGGGTGGATACCAGCCGCTTCGCCCCCACACCCTTGCCCGGCCTTACCGAAGACGGCACGCTGAGTGAACCGCCCGTTTTTCTACTTGTGGCCCGCCTGCTGGAAGCCAAAGGAATTGAGGAGTACGCCCAGGCTGCGCACGAACTCAAAGCCAAACACCCCAAGGCGCGCTTTCTGTTGCTTGGCCCCGAAGAACAGGGACTTGGCAGCATCAGTCTTGAGCAGATACGCCAGTGGCAGGAACAGGGCGGCATAGAATACCTTGGTGAAACAAGAGATGTGCGCCCCTACATAAGCGCCGCCCACGTTATGGTGCTGCCTTCGTGGCGAGAAGGCACGCCCACTTCCATTATGGAAGGCATGAGCATGGGCCGCGCCGCCGTAGTTACGGATGCTCCGGGCTGCCGCGAGGTTGTGCGCGAAGGTTATAACGGCTACCTTGTACCCTTGCGCGACCCTAAGGCCCTTGCCGCGGCTCTTGAATCCTTTATTCTGCGGCCTGACCTCATGACCAGCATGGGTGCCGCCGGACGCCAGATGGCCTTGAACGATTTTGACGCTGAAAAGGTGGCCGCGCACATTCTTGAAGATATGCGTGTGCCCGTAGTGCCAAAATCCAACGGCGCGGCGCAATAA
- a CDS encoding NAD-dependent epimerase/dehydratase family protein, with amino-acid sequence MSAYSQLCASMQAAPSRWLITGVAGFIGSNLLEHLLKMGQTVVGLDNFLTGYQKNLDMVRDLVGPEAWSRFTFIEGDIRDIDTCHKACEGVQHVLHEAALGSVPRSIDDPLLSNSCNITGFLQMMVAARDAGVKSFVYAASSSTYGDSPELPKVEDKIGRPLSPYAVTKYVDELYADVFSRCYGFSSVGLRYFNVFGQRQDPYGAYAAVVPQWFASLIKGETVYVNGDGETSRDFCYIENVVEANLLASFAVGEATNTIYNVAFGQRTTLNELFGLIREEVARHKPEAASAQVEHRDFRAGDVRHSLADISRAATRLGYAPRFDVRQGLRLAGDWYAANL; translated from the coding sequence ATGAGCGCGTATTCCCAATTGTGTGCCTCTATGCAGGCCGCCCCTTCCCGCTGGTTGATTACAGGCGTGGCGGGTTTTATCGGTTCCAATCTGCTTGAGCACCTTTTGAAGATGGGCCAGACCGTTGTGGGGCTGGACAATTTTTTGACCGGTTACCAGAAGAATCTGGACATGGTGCGTGACCTCGTCGGGCCTGAAGCCTGGAGCCGCTTTACTTTCATTGAAGGCGACATTCGCGATATCGATACCTGCCACAAGGCCTGCGAAGGCGTGCAGCATGTGCTGCATGAGGCGGCGCTCGGTTCTGTGCCGCGTTCCATTGACGATCCCTTGCTATCCAACAGCTGCAATATCACGGGCTTCCTGCAAATGATGGTGGCTGCGCGCGATGCCGGAGTCAAAAGCTTTGTCTACGCTGCCTCTTCGTCCACCTATGGCGATTCGCCCGAATTGCCCAAGGTGGAAGACAAGATTGGCCGTCCTCTGTCGCCCTACGCCGTTACCAAGTATGTGGACGAACTTTATGCCGACGTGTTCAGCCGCTGCTACGGCTTTTCCAGTGTCGGGCTGCGTTATTTCAACGTTTTCGGCCAGCGTCAGGATCCCTACGGCGCTTACGCCGCCGTTGTGCCCCAGTGGTTCGCCAGCCTCATCAAGGGCGAGACCGTCTATGTGAACGGTGACGGCGAAACCAGCCGCGACTTCTGCTACATTGAGAATGTGGTGGAGGCCAATCTGCTGGCCAGCTTTGCTGTGGGCGAAGCCACCAATACCATTTACAACGTGGCCTTTGGTCAGCGCACTACCCTGAATGAGCTTTTTGGCCTTATTCGTGAAGAAGTGGCGCGCCATAAGCCGGAAGCTGCCAGCGCCCAGGTCGAACACCGCGATTTCCGCGCTGGCGACGTGCGGCACAGCCTGGCTGACATCAGCCGCGCCGCAACCCGTCTGGGCTATGCTCCCCGCTTTGATGTGCGGCAGGGGCTGCGTCTGGCAGGCGATTGGTACGCCGCCAACCTGTAG
- a CDS encoding alpha/beta hydrolase produces MNPIEEMRQSYRDMIPLAGVGDEVESVRDISIEANSPARKITLRIYTPKQEAPQANLPIFLFMHGGGFISGDLDTHDVLLRGICNGAKCVVVSVDYRLAPEHPFPAGLEDVYAALLWTSDHAAELGGDKTRIVIGGDSAGGNLAASLALLARDRKGPQLQGQWLMYPTVSNRMDTESWVKLGDEHFPTRELNSVMISSYIAEGTSIDDPLAAPLWAELSNLPPALVQAGGIDPLSDECRQYAQKLEKSGNEASFLFYPKHEHGFIQFYKDEENFPGAKPAFEQGLSWLREVFSRKAR; encoded by the coding sequence ATGAATCCAATTGAAGAAATGAGACAATCCTACCGGGATATGATTCCTCTGGCAGGCGTTGGCGATGAGGTTGAGAGCGTCAGGGACATAAGCATTGAGGCAAACAGTCCGGCGCGAAAAATCACCCTCAGAATTTACACCCCCAAGCAGGAAGCCCCGCAAGCAAACCTGCCGATCTTCTTGTTCATGCATGGCGGCGGTTTTATTTCCGGCGACCTTGATACCCACGACGTTTTGCTTCGGGGCATTTGCAACGGTGCAAAATGCGTTGTTGTTTCTGTAGATTACCGCCTGGCCCCGGAACATCCTTTTCCTGCCGGGCTGGAAGACGTATACGCTGCCCTGCTCTGGACCAGCGATCACGCGGCTGAACTGGGTGGCGACAAAACAAGAATTGTGATCGGCGGCGACAGTGCTGGCGGCAATCTGGCAGCCTCACTGGCCCTGCTTGCCCGCGACAGAAAGGGGCCGCAGCTTCAGGGCCAGTGGTTGATGTACCCCACCGTAAGTAACAGGATGGATACGGAATCCTGGGTAAAGCTTGGCGACGAGCATTTTCCCACCCGCGAACTGAACAGCGTAATGATCTCATCCTATATCGCTGAAGGCACAAGCATTGATGATCCGCTTGCTGCCCCGCTATGGGCCGAACTGAGCAATCTTCCGCCCGCGCTTGTTCAGGCTGGCGGTATTGATCCCCTCAGCGACGAATGCAGGCAGTACGCGCAAAAGCTTGAAAAAAGCGGCAACGAGGCCAGCTTTCTTTTTTACCCCAAGCATGAGCACGGCTTCATCCAGTTCTATAAGGACGAAGAGAACTTTCCCGGTGCAAAACCTGCCTTTGAACAGGGGCTGAGCTGGCTGCGGGAAGTTTTTTCACGCAAGGCACGTTAA
- a CDS encoding hydratase, which produces MIELISNAVVIDGNTIRSAEEARAKGVDLEAARKNSLSARILAAHNTAPEGEDVLRVRFDALASHDITYVGIIQTARASGLTEFPVPYALTNCHNSLCAVGGTINEDDHLFGLAAAQKYGGIFVPPHLAVIHQYVREMMTKCGGMILGSDSHTRYGALGVMAIGEGGPELVKQILGKTYDVANPQKIAVWLEGAPRPGVGPQDVALALIAAVFKNGFVKNKVLEFMGPGVEGLSVEYRCGIDVMTTETTCLSSIWTTDGKVRQYLEKHGRADDYAELRLEGPACYDGLIRINLDKIVPMIALPFHPSNAYPVAEVAKHASELLAQVEDEARKQFGDAAKGLNLCGKIRDGGLWVDQGIIAGCAGGSFENITLAAAILDGKSTGNLAFSLSVYPASEPQGLALVNNGSTAKLMAAGAVLKNAFCGPCFGAGDTPAHGALSIRHTTRNFPNREGSKPANGQLSAVALMDARSIAATAANGGRLTPATDLDWSAPGLADVNLDYRFEPLIYHRRVYNGFGNPKPEVPLVFGPNIADWPAMSALPDHLLLQVVSVITDPVTTTDELIPSGETSSLRSNPLKLAEYTLSRKDPGYVERAKAVDLMEKARLANAADPELVARARALFALCGLDILQGAADLKNVGLGSTIFAVKPGDGSAREQAASCQKVLGGWANLAVEYATKRYRSNLINWGMLPFIGDADLAETLQVGDWLAVPDVRKAVKDAAPTILAYVVRESGKAEQIALTLKDLTDDERQIILDGCLINFYNSTRKQ; this is translated from the coding sequence ATGATTGAGCTCATAAGCAATGCCGTTGTCATTGACGGAAACACCATCCGCAGCGCCGAAGAGGCCCGCGCCAAGGGTGTGGATTTGGAAGCCGCGCGCAAAAACAGCCTGTCTGCCCGCATTCTTGCTGCGCATAACACCGCCCCCGAAGGCGAAGATGTGTTGCGTGTCCGTTTTGACGCTCTGGCCTCCCACGACATTACCTATGTGGGCATCATCCAGACCGCCCGCGCCAGCGGCCTGACTGAATTTCCCGTGCCGTACGCCCTCACCAACTGCCACAACAGCCTCTGCGCCGTGGGCGGCACCATCAACGAAGACGACCACCTTTTCGGCCTTGCGGCTGCGCAGAAGTATGGCGGTATTTTTGTGCCACCGCATCTGGCGGTCATCCATCAGTATGTGCGTGAAATGATGACCAAATGCGGCGGCATGATCCTTGGATCTGACAGCCACACCCGCTACGGCGCTCTTGGCGTCATGGCCATCGGCGAAGGCGGCCCGGAACTGGTCAAACAAATTCTTGGCAAGACCTACGATGTGGCCAATCCGCAAAAAATCGCGGTCTGGCTTGAAGGCGCGCCGCGCCCCGGCGTTGGCCCGCAGGACGTGGCCCTGGCGCTCATCGCCGCCGTGTTCAAAAACGGCTTTGTGAAGAACAAGGTGCTGGAATTTATGGGCCCCGGCGTGGAAGGCCTTTCAGTGGAATACCGCTGCGGCATAGACGTCATGACCACAGAAACCACCTGTCTTTCCTCCATATGGACCACGGACGGCAAGGTGCGCCAGTACCTTGAAAAGCATGGCCGTGCCGATGATTACGCCGAACTGCGCCTTGAAGGCCCGGCCTGTTATGACGGGCTCATCCGCATTAATCTGGACAAGATCGTGCCTATGATCGCCCTGCCCTTCCACCCCAGCAACGCCTACCCCGTGGCCGAAGTGGCAAAGCATGCCTCCGAACTGCTGGCCCAGGTGGAGGACGAAGCCCGCAAGCAGTTTGGCGACGCCGCCAAGGGGCTGAATCTTTGTGGTAAAATCCGCGACGGTGGCCTGTGGGTAGACCAGGGCATCATTGCTGGCTGCGCTGGCGGCAGCTTTGAAAACATCACGCTGGCCGCCGCCATTCTGGATGGCAAAAGCACTGGCAATCTGGCCTTCAGCCTGTCTGTCTACCCCGCCAGCGAACCGCAGGGGCTTGCGCTCGTCAACAACGGTTCCACGGCCAAGCTTATGGCTGCTGGCGCTGTGCTTAAAAACGCTTTCTGCGGGCCCTGTTTCGGCGCGGGCGACACCCCCGCGCACGGCGCGCTGTCCATCCGCCATACCACGCGCAACTTCCCCAACCGCGAAGGCTCCAAGCCCGCCAACGGCCAGCTTTCCGCCGTTGCCCTTATGGACGCCCGTTCCATCGCGGCCACGGCTGCCAACGGCGGCCGCCTGACGCCCGCCACGGATCTTGACTGGTCAGCGCCCGGCCTTGCCGACGTTAACCTCGACTACCGCTTTGAGCCGCTTATTTACCATCGCCGTGTATACAACGGTTTTGGCAACCCCAAGCCGGAAGTCCCACTTGTCTTTGGCCCCAATATTGCCGACTGGCCCGCCATGAGCGCCCTGCCGGATCACCTGCTGTTGCAGGTCGTCAGCGTTATCACCGACCCAGTGACCACAACGGACGAACTTATTCCTTCAGGTGAAACGTCGTCCCTGCGTTCCAATCCCCTCAAACTGGCGGAATACACCCTGTCACGCAAAGATCCCGGCTATGTGGAGCGCGCCAAGGCCGTTGACCTGATGGAAAAGGCACGTCTGGCCAATGCGGCTGATCCCGAACTGGTGGCCCGCGCACGCGCGCTCTTTGCCCTTTGCGGCCTGGATATCCTGCAAGGAGCCGCCGACCTCAAAAACGTGGGCCTTGGCTCCACCATCTTTGCGGTCAAGCCCGGCGACGGTTCTGCCCGCGAGCAGGCGGCGTCTTGCCAGAAAGTGCTGGGCGGCTGGGCCAACCTTGCGGTCGAATACGCGACCAAGCGCTACCGTTCCAACCTCATCAACTGGGGCATGCTGCCCTTTATCGGTGACGCGGATCTGGCTGAAACGCTTCAGGTGGGCGACTGGCTGGCCGTGCCCGACGTGCGCAAGGCCGTAAAAGACGCGGCACCGACTATTCTGGCCTATGTTGTGCGCGAAAGCGGCAAGGCCGAACAGATAGCCCTGACCCTCAAGGATCTGACCGACGACGAACGCCAGATTATTCTCGACGGCTGCCTGATCAACTTTTATAATTCCACACGCAAGCAGTAA
- a CDS encoding LysE family translocator has product MISLETLLIFVPMAAILVILPGPDFALIAKISLLNGRPQGQAAACGVALGVCVHTTAAMLGISAIIAQSVLWFSILKYVGAAYLVWLGIQALRNNGAVSAAVVKTAPSDSETAHEAVENSVAEPRLSVRQWWSFFWQGFLTNALNPKAVIIFLTFLPQFTNPHAPLAPQFLELGGIMSALCLFWYVPLAYMLGRVRHVFENSRFQLWLQRFTGFVFIAFGLKLAAAQSR; this is encoded by the coding sequence ATGATTTCACTGGAAACCCTGCTGATCTTCGTGCCGATGGCAGCCATACTGGTGATCCTGCCGGGGCCGGACTTTGCCCTTATTGCCAAAATCTCGCTGCTCAATGGCCGCCCGCAGGGGCAGGCGGCGGCGTGCGGCGTGGCCCTTGGCGTATGCGTGCACACCACTGCCGCCATGCTGGGCATATCTGCCATTATTGCCCAGTCCGTGCTATGGTTCAGCATTCTGAAATACGTGGGCGCGGCCTATCTTGTCTGGCTTGGCATTCAGGCTCTGCGCAACAATGGAGCAGTAAGCGCCGCTGTGGTAAAAACAGCGCCGAGTGACAGCGAAACCGCTCACGAAGCGGTTGAAAATTCCGTTGCGGAACCGCGCCTTTCGGTCCGCCAGTGGTGGTCTTTTTTCTGGCAGGGATTTTTGACCAATGCCCTGAACCCCAAGGCTGTCATCATTTTTTTGACATTTCTGCCGCAATTCACAAACCCGCACGCGCCGCTGGCTCCGCAGTTTCTGGAGCTTGGCGGCATCATGTCGGCCCTGTGCCTGTTCTGGTACGTCCCCCTGGCCTACATGCTTGGCCGTGTGCGTCATGTTTTTGAGAACAGCCGTTTTCAGCTCTGGCTGCAACGCTTTACAGGTTTCGTCTTCATTGCCTTCGGCCTCAAACTGGCCGCGGCGCAGTCCCGCTAA
- the icd gene encoding NADP-dependent isocitrate dehydrogenase, with the protein MRKTVYWIEGDGIGPEIWQAARPVIEGAISAAGADLTLDWVELLAGDKAVKETGHPLPDATLEALRHAELAMKGPLGTPVGTGIRSLNVALRQTLDLYACIRPVCHFEGLETPVKHPERVNMVIFRENTEDVYAGVEFAANTPEARKLIAFLRDELGVTKVGDTAAVGIKPMTEAGSKRLVRRALRFALDQKQESLTLVHKGNIMKFTEGAFRQWGYDVAAQEFGDLTCTEKEPVAGRLVVKDRIADAMFQEALLRPEQYQVLATPNLNGDYISDALAAQVGGLGLAPGVNMSDTLAFYEATHGTAPTIAGKDKANPGSVILCGALMLEHLGQHDAASRIRKAVGKAITGKAVTEDLAAQVTGSRVVGCKEFGDIIGSYL; encoded by the coding sequence ATGCGCAAGACTGTGTACTGGATTGAAGGCGATGGCATCGGCCCGGAAATCTGGCAGGCCGCCCGCCCGGTGATTGAAGGGGCTATTAGCGCCGCTGGAGCCGACCTCACCCTGGACTGGGTGGAATTGCTGGCAGGCGACAAGGCCGTGAAAGAAACGGGGCACCCCCTGCCCGACGCCACCCTTGAAGCCCTGCGCCATGCCGAACTTGCCATGAAGGGCCCCCTGGGCACCCCTGTGGGCACGGGCATACGCAGCCTCAACGTGGCCCTGCGCCAGACCCTTGACCTTTACGCCTGCATCCGCCCCGTGTGCCACTTTGAAGGGCTGGAAACCCCGGTCAAGCATCCTGAACGGGTCAACATGGTCATCTTTCGCGAAAATACCGAAGACGTATACGCGGGAGTGGAATTTGCCGCCAACACCCCCGAGGCCCGCAAGCTCATCGCCTTTCTGCGCGACGAACTGGGCGTGACTAAGGTGGGTGACACCGCCGCCGTAGGCATCAAGCCCATGACCGAAGCCGGGTCCAAGCGCCTTGTGCGCCGCGCCCTGCGCTTTGCCCTGGACCAGAAGCAGGAAAGCCTCACCCTTGTGCACAAGGGCAATATCATGAAGTTCACCGAAGGCGCTTTTCGCCAGTGGGGCTACGATGTGGCCGCGCAGGAGTTCGGCGACCTCACCTGCACTGAAAAAGAGCCCGTGGCCGGACGCCTTGTGGTCAAAGACCGCATAGCCGACGCTATGTTTCAGGAAGCCCTGCTGCGTCCTGAACAATATCAGGTGCTGGCCACGCCCAACCTGAACGGCGATTACATCTCCGATGCGCTTGCCGCGCAGGTGGGCGGCCTTGGCCTGGCCCCCGGCGTCAACATGTCGGACACCCTGGCCTTCTATGAAGCCACCCACGGCACCGCCCCCACCATTGCAGGCAAGGACAAAGCCAACCCCGGCAGCGTCATCCTGTGCGGCGCGCTTATGCTGGAACATCTGGGCCAGCACGACGCGGCCAGCCGCATTCGCAAGGCTGTGGGCAAGGCCATCACGGGCAAGGCCGTCACCGAAGATCTGGCCGCCCAGGTTACTGGCTCCCGCGTGGTGGGCTGCAAGGAATTCGGTGATATCATCGGCTCGTATCTGTAA